One region of Eupeodes corollae chromosome 1, idEupCoro1.1, whole genome shotgun sequence genomic DNA includes:
- the LOC129939602 gene encoding uncharacterized protein LOC129939602 produces the protein MIYMEEELIKLVRESTILWDLKHRDYRNQTSRKEAWDAIGEKLGKSGEYSKETWNKLRNAYTNALNRRKSRLRQESSRKMPKWTFEDQMAFLPYTNVGRPRQFERLSIEASEDDTQDQEQQYDNSNDDNIEVNAPKHVDEQEQDIKPSLFQIGNEALSTDQSDINARHFENSSFQEFATPPTTTRRESKLQNSKLISTMNELVRTMKNQNRMMMSHNISRKSYGSGNSNIVNNCSSSSSHDEDEMYFLSLARFVKKLKPAERIRVKGEVSQIIFQAELRSLPKDEQN, from the exons ATGATATACATGGAGGAGGAATTAATAAAACTCGTACGGGAAAGTACCATTTTATGGGACTTAAAGCACAGAGACTATAGAAATCAGACTTCGAGAAAAGAAGCGTGGGACGCAATTGGTGAAAAGTTGGGCAAATCTg GAGAATATAGTAAGGAAACATGGAACAAACTACGAAATGCATACACCAATGCTTTGAATCGAAGGAAATCCCGACTAAGACAAGAATCGTCTAGGAAAATGCCAAAATGGACATTTGAAGATCAAATGGCATTTCTCCCCTATACAAATGTTGGAAGACCAAGACA ATTTGAAAGACTTTCAATTGAAGCCTCTGAAGACGATACTCAAGATCAGGAACAACAATATGATAATTCGAACGATGATAACATTGAAGTCAATGCCCCAAAACATGTAGACGAACAAGAACAAGACATCAAACCATCTCTATTTCAAATTGGCAATGAAGCCCTTTCAACTGATCAATCCGACATCAATGCAAGGCATTTTGAGAATTCGAGCTTTCAAGAATTCGCCACACCCCCAACTACAACGCGGAGAGAATCCAAATTGCAAAATTCAAAACTCATATCAACAATGAATGAATTGGTTAGAACAATGAAGAACCAAAATCGGATGATGATGTCACACAATATATCGCGAAAAAGTTATGGTAGTGGAAATAGTAACATAGTTAATAATTGTTCCTCGTCGTCGTCACATGATGAAGACGAAATGTACTTTTTAAGTTTGgctcgatttgttaaaaaacttaagCCAGCCGAGCGTATACGAGTCAAAGGAGAAGTATcgcaaattatttttcaagCCGAATTGCGCAGTCTTCCAAAAGATGAACAAAACTAA